The sequence GCCAAAGAGGCGCTGGCGGGGCTTCTGGCCGGCGATTCCAACAATGCCGTGCGTCAGGTGGCCATGATCGACAAAAACGGCGTGGTCGCCGCCCATACCGGCTCAAAATGTATCGCCGAGGCGGGGCATCACACCGGCAAGCTGTACTCGGTGCAGGCGAATCTGATGCGCAACAACACGGTCTGGGGTGCCATGGCAACCGCTTTCGAATCAGCCAAGGGGCATCTGGCCGAGCGGATGATGGCGGCGCTGGAAGCGGCGCAAAAAGAGGGGGGCGATATCCGCGGCATGCAGTCGGCCGCGATGGTGGTCGTGAGCGGCAAGCCGACCGGTATGAGCTGGCGCGACCGGATTATCGATATCAGGGTTGATGATTCCCCGCAGCCGCTGGTCGACCTGCGGCGGTTACTCAATATTTCGCGCGCCTACCGACACATGGATAAGGGCGACGAATATATCACCGAGAAAAAATATGACGAGGCCAATGCCGAGTATGGCAAAGCGGCCGAGCTCAACCCCGGCAACGCCGAAATACTTTTCTGGCACGCGCAAACTCTGGTGATGGCCGGCGAACTCGAACGGGCGCTTCCAATTTTCAAGGAAGTATTCAAGATGGATGATTCATGGCGGGTATTGGTCCCGCGATTGGTTAAATCGGAACTGCTTCCCAATGACCAGAAAATCATCGACCGGATTGTAGCGCAATAAATATATCATCAGTTGTCTCAACTGGCTCACAGGTCGCGCCTCTATTATAAAGAGCATGAGTAATATCTTTTAATCTTGCCATTTCCAAATGAAATCTATCATATTCCCCTGTGATATTCAAAAATCAATCTGGAGGTATTGTGAGAA is a genomic window of Candidatus Zixiibacteriota bacterium containing:
- a CDS encoding DUF1028 domain-containing protein; its protein translation is MKILKLTIALTLLAVAALAGGNEPAYTPIQPVNTYSIVAYDSATGQFGAAVQSHYFKVADVIWLEPGIGAVATQSLVEFSYGPLGLAMMKNGKSAKEALAGLLAGDSNNAVRQVAMIDKNGVVAAHTGSKCIAEAGHHTGKLYSVQANLMRNNTVWGAMATAFESAKGHLAERMMAALEAAQKEGGDIRGMQSAAMVVVSGKPTGMSWRDRIIDIRVDDSPQPLVDLRRLLNISRAYRHMDKGDEYITEKKYDEANAEYGKAAELNPGNAEILFWHAQTLVMAGELERALPIFKEVFKMDDSWRVLVPRLVKSELLPNDQKIIDRIVAQ